A genomic region of Silurus meridionalis isolate SWU-2019-XX chromosome 7, ASM1480568v1, whole genome shotgun sequence contains the following coding sequences:
- the muc13b gene encoding mucin-13b isoform X28, giving the protein MAVIKSLLSLGLLLLLVAITNVTTVNPDATTTSVTTVNPEDATTTSVTTVNPEDATTTSVTTVNPEDATTTSVTTVNPDATTTSVTTVNPEDATTTSVTTVNPDATTTSVTTVNPDATTTSVTTVNPDATTTSDSTVTPDATTTSDSTVTPDGSNQTAGSTPAPTTPRPGHCVSSPCSSGSTCVELLTNYTCMCQTGMVYDERLRTCILAKTFPTDLRFQMNYISEMKDKNSEIFKETAEDIVQKLKNAFSSTDGYIGSVVLKLTEGSVIADVDLFFSITSNVTEDKINKEIQSATNATVAAKNLCMREFCDTESTKCTSNDGQASCSCLKGYVKLTVTQQACTSCPSGQKAVESVRCENCPFGYSGFDCEESFLLILVVVACVLGTLLLCTFISTVVLYSRSRKTIKSSDRKQSLQDSVDFKKPVGIPRIPRANANSGWQPTNLEMTESGSRHALVSKDSAEKKDMWDYDYIDDSRSFRSQTPSRTNNGSRVTRNPYNDAYADQMRKY; this is encoded by the exons ATGGCTGTAATTAAGTCACTCTTGAGTTTAGGCTTACTGCTTCTGCTTGTGG CTATTACCAATGTCACTACAGTTAATCCAG ATGCAACTACAACTAGTGTCACTACAGTTAATCCAG AAGATGCGACTACAACCAGTGTCACTACAGTTAATCCAG AAGATGCGACTACAACCAGTGTCACTACAGTTAATCCAG AAGATGCGACTACAACCAGTGTCACTACAGTTAATCCAG ATGCGACTACAACCAGTGTCACTACAGTTAATCCAG AAGATGCGACTACAACCAGTGTCACTACAGTTAATCCAG ATGCGACTACAACCAGTGTCACTACAGTTAATCCAG ATGCGACTACAACCAGTGTCACTACAGTTAATCCAG ATGCAACTACAACTAGTGATAGTACAGTTACTCCAG ATGCAACTACAACTAGTGATAGTACAGTTACTCCAG ATGGATCCAATCAAACCG CTGGAAGCACACCTGCCCCTACTACACCTAGACCAG GTCACTGCGTGTCAAGCCCTTGTTCATCAGGCAGCACATGTGTTGAACTCTTGACTAATTACACATGTATGTGCCAAACTGGAATGGTCTATGATGAAAGATTGAGAACCTGTATTCTAG CAAAGACTTTCCCAACTGATCTAAGATTTCAGATGAATTATATATCTGAAATGAAAGACAAGAACTCAGAAATATTCAAAGAAACAGCAGAGGATATTGTTCAAAAG CTTAAGAATGCTTTCAGTTCTACTGATGGTTATATTGGATCTGTAGTTTTGAAACTTAC AGAAGGCAGTGTGATTgcagatgtagacctttttttCAGTATCACCTCAAATGTTActgaagataaaataaataaggaaatacAGAGTGCAACAAATGCAACAGTTGCCG CAAAGAACTTGTGCATGAGAGAATTCTGTGACACAGAAAGCACAAAGTGTACTAGTAACGATGGTCAAGCTTCATGCAGTTGCTTAAAAGGATATGTAAAGTTGACAGTAACACAACAGGCCTGCACAA GCTGTCCCAGTGGTCAGAAAGCAGTGGAGTCTGTAAGATGCGAAAA TTGTCCTTTTGGATACTCTGGTTTCGACTGTGAAGAAT CGTTCCTCTTAATCCTGGTTGTGGTTGCCTGTGTTCTgggcacacttcttctctgcaCTTTCATAAGCACTGTAGTCTTATATTCAAG GTCAAGAAAAACGATCAAATCTTCAGACAGAAAGCAATCCCTCCAAGACAGTGTGGACTTCAAAAAACCTGTAGGCATTCCCAGGATCCCACGGGCTAACGCTAATTCTGGCTGGCAACCAACCAATCTGGAGATGACCGAAAGTGGAAGCAGACATGCCCTTGTGTCAAAGGATTCTGCAGAAAAAAAGGAC ATGTGGGACTATGACTATATTGATGACTCAAGGAGCTTTAGGAGCCAGACGCCCTCTAGAACCAATAACGGGTCCAGGGTCACAAGGAACCCCTACAACGATGCATACGCGGACCAGATGCGCAAATACTAA
- the muc13b gene encoding mucin-13b isoform X23 — protein sequence MAVIKSLLSLGLLLLLVAITNVTTVNPDATTTSVTTVNPEDATTTSVTTVNPEDATTTSVTTVNPEDATTTSVTTVNPDATTTSVTTVNPEDATTTSVTTVNPDATTTSVTTVNPEDATTTSVTTVNPDATTTSDSTVTPDATTTSDSTVTPDGSNQTAGSTPAPTTPRPGHCVSSPCSSGSTCVELLTNYTCMCQTGMVYDERLRTCILAKTFPTDLRFQMNYISEMKDKNSEIFKETAEDIVQKLKNAFSSTDGYIGSVVLKLTEGSVIADVDLFFSITSNVTEDKINKEIQSATNATVAAKNLCMREFCDTESTKCTSNDGQASCSCLKGYVKLTVTQQACTSCPSGQKAVESVRCENCPFGYSGFDCEESFLLILVVVACVLGTLLLCTFISTVVLYSRSRKTIKSSDRKQSLQDSVDFKKPVGIPRIPRANANSGWQPTNLEMTESGSRHALVSKDSAEKKDMWDYDYIDDSRSFRSQTPSRTNNGSRVTRNPYNDAYADQMRKY from the exons ATGGCTGTAATTAAGTCACTCTTGAGTTTAGGCTTACTGCTTCTGCTTGTGG CTATTACCAATGTCACTACAGTTAATCCAG ATGCAACTACAACTAGTGTCACTACAGTTAATCCAG AAGATGCGACTACAACCAGTGTCACTACAGTTAATCCAG AAGATGCGACTACAACCAGTGTCACTACAGTTAATCCAG AAGATGCGACTACAACCAGTGTCACTACAGTTAATCCAG ATGCGACTACAACCAGTGTCACTACAGTTAATCCAG AAGATGCGACTACAACCAGTGTCACTACAGTTAATCCAG ATGCGACTACAACCAGTGTCACTACAGTTAATCCAG AAGATGCGACTACAACCAGTGTCACTACAGTTAATCCAG ATGCAACTACAACTAGTGATAGTACAGTTACTCCAG ATGCAACTACAACTAGTGATAGTACAGTTACTCCAG ATGGATCCAATCAAACCG CTGGAAGCACACCTGCCCCTACTACACCTAGACCAG GTCACTGCGTGTCAAGCCCTTGTTCATCAGGCAGCACATGTGTTGAACTCTTGACTAATTACACATGTATGTGCCAAACTGGAATGGTCTATGATGAAAGATTGAGAACCTGTATTCTAG CAAAGACTTTCCCAACTGATCTAAGATTTCAGATGAATTATATATCTGAAATGAAAGACAAGAACTCAGAAATATTCAAAGAAACAGCAGAGGATATTGTTCAAAAG CTTAAGAATGCTTTCAGTTCTACTGATGGTTATATTGGATCTGTAGTTTTGAAACTTAC AGAAGGCAGTGTGATTgcagatgtagacctttttttCAGTATCACCTCAAATGTTActgaagataaaataaataaggaaatacAGAGTGCAACAAATGCAACAGTTGCCG CAAAGAACTTGTGCATGAGAGAATTCTGTGACACAGAAAGCACAAAGTGTACTAGTAACGATGGTCAAGCTTCATGCAGTTGCTTAAAAGGATATGTAAAGTTGACAGTAACACAACAGGCCTGCACAA GCTGTCCCAGTGGTCAGAAAGCAGTGGAGTCTGTAAGATGCGAAAA TTGTCCTTTTGGATACTCTGGTTTCGACTGTGAAGAAT CGTTCCTCTTAATCCTGGTTGTGGTTGCCTGTGTTCTgggcacacttcttctctgcaCTTTCATAAGCACTGTAGTCTTATATTCAAG GTCAAGAAAAACGATCAAATCTTCAGACAGAAAGCAATCCCTCCAAGACAGTGTGGACTTCAAAAAACCTGTAGGCATTCCCAGGATCCCACGGGCTAACGCTAATTCTGGCTGGCAACCAACCAATCTGGAGATGACCGAAAGTGGAAGCAGACATGCCCTTGTGTCAAAGGATTCTGCAGAAAAAAAGGAC ATGTGGGACTATGACTATATTGATGACTCAAGGAGCTTTAGGAGCCAGACGCCCTCTAGAACCAATAACGGGTCCAGGGTCACAAGGAACCCCTACAACGATGCATACGCGGACCAGATGCGCAAATACTAA
- the muc13b gene encoding mucin-13b isoform X33 encodes MAVIKSLLSLGLLLLLVAITNVTTVNPDATTTSVTTVNPEDATTTSVTTVNPEDATTTSVTTVNPEDATTTSVTTVNPDATTTSVTTVNPDATTTSVTTVNPDATTTSVTTVNPDATTTSVTTVNPDATTTSDSTVTPDATTTSDSTVTPDGSNQTAGSTPAPTTPRPGHCVSSPCSSGSTCVELLTNYTCMCQTGMVYDERLRTCILAKTFPTDLRFQMNYISEMKDKNSEIFKETAEDIVQKLKNAFSSTDGYIGSVVLKLTEGSVIADVDLFFSITSNVTEDKINKEIQSATNATVAAKNLCMREFCDTESTKCTSNDGQASCSCLKGYVKLTVTQQACTSCPSGQKAVESVRCENCPFGYSGFDCEESFLLILVVVACVLGTLLLCTFISTVVLYSRSRKTIKSSDRKQSLQDSVDFKKPVGIPRIPRANANSGWQPTNLEMTESGSRHALVSKDSAEKKDMWDYDYIDDSRSFRSQTPSRTNNGSRVTRNPYNDAYADQMRKY; translated from the exons ATGGCTGTAATTAAGTCACTCTTGAGTTTAGGCTTACTGCTTCTGCTTGTGG CTATTACCAATGTCACTACAGTTAATCCAG ATGCAACTACAACTAGTGTCACTACAGTTAATCCAG AAGATGCGACTACAACCAGTGTCACTACAGTTAATCCAG AAGATGCGACTACAACCAGTGTCACTACAGTTAATCCAG AAGATGCGACTACAACCAGTGTCACTACAGTTAATCCAG ATGCGACTACAACCAGTGTCACTACAGTTAATCCAG ATGCGACTACAACCAGTGTCACTACAGTTAATCCAG ATGCGACTACAACCAGTGTCACTACAGTTAATCCAG ATGCGACTACAACCAGTGTCACTACAGTTAATCCAG ATGCAACTACAACTAGTGATAGTACAGTTACTCCAG ATGCAACTACAACTAGTGATAGTACAGTTACTCCAG ATGGATCCAATCAAACCG CTGGAAGCACACCTGCCCCTACTACACCTAGACCAG GTCACTGCGTGTCAAGCCCTTGTTCATCAGGCAGCACATGTGTTGAACTCTTGACTAATTACACATGTATGTGCCAAACTGGAATGGTCTATGATGAAAGATTGAGAACCTGTATTCTAG CAAAGACTTTCCCAACTGATCTAAGATTTCAGATGAATTATATATCTGAAATGAAAGACAAGAACTCAGAAATATTCAAAGAAACAGCAGAGGATATTGTTCAAAAG CTTAAGAATGCTTTCAGTTCTACTGATGGTTATATTGGATCTGTAGTTTTGAAACTTAC AGAAGGCAGTGTGATTgcagatgtagacctttttttCAGTATCACCTCAAATGTTActgaagataaaataaataaggaaatacAGAGTGCAACAAATGCAACAGTTGCCG CAAAGAACTTGTGCATGAGAGAATTCTGTGACACAGAAAGCACAAAGTGTACTAGTAACGATGGTCAAGCTTCATGCAGTTGCTTAAAAGGATATGTAAAGTTGACAGTAACACAACAGGCCTGCACAA GCTGTCCCAGTGGTCAGAAAGCAGTGGAGTCTGTAAGATGCGAAAA TTGTCCTTTTGGATACTCTGGTTTCGACTGTGAAGAAT CGTTCCTCTTAATCCTGGTTGTGGTTGCCTGTGTTCTgggcacacttcttctctgcaCTTTCATAAGCACTGTAGTCTTATATTCAAG GTCAAGAAAAACGATCAAATCTTCAGACAGAAAGCAATCCCTCCAAGACAGTGTGGACTTCAAAAAACCTGTAGGCATTCCCAGGATCCCACGGGCTAACGCTAATTCTGGCTGGCAACCAACCAATCTGGAGATGACCGAAAGTGGAAGCAGACATGCCCTTGTGTCAAAGGATTCTGCAGAAAAAAAGGAC ATGTGGGACTATGACTATATTGATGACTCAAGGAGCTTTAGGAGCCAGACGCCCTCTAGAACCAATAACGGGTCCAGGGTCACAAGGAACCCCTACAACGATGCATACGCGGACCAGATGCGCAAATACTAA
- the muc13b gene encoding mucin-13b isoform X34: MAVIKSLLSLGLLLLLVAITNVTTVNPDATTTSVTTVNPEDATTTSVTTVNPEDATTTSVTTVNPEDATTTSVTTVNPDATTTSVTTVNPDATTTSVTTVNPDATTTSVTTVNPDATTTSVTTVNPDATTTSDSTVTPDATTTSDSTVTPDGSNQTAGSTPAPTTPRPGHCVSSPCSSGSTCVELLTNYTCMCQTGMVYDERLRTCILAKTFPTDLRFQMNYISEMKDKNSEIFKETAEDIVQKLKNAFSSTDGYIGSVVLKLTEGSVIADVDLFFSITSNVTEDKINKEIQSATNATVAAKNLCMREFCDTESTKCTSNDGQASCSCLKGYVKLTVTQQACTSCPSGQKAVESVRCENCPFGYSGFDCEESFLLILVVVACVLGTLLLCTFISTVVLYSRSRKTIKSSDRKQSLQDSVDFKKPVGIPRIPRANANSGWQPTNLEMTESGSRHALVSKDSAEKKDMWDYDYIDDSRSFRSQTPSRTNNGSRVTRNPYNDAYADQMRKY; encoded by the exons ATGGCTGTAATTAAGTCACTCTTGAGTTTAGGCTTACTGCTTCTGCTTGTGG CTATTACCAATGTCACTACAGTTAATCCAG ATGCAACTACAACTAGTGTCACTACAGTTAATCCAG AAGATGCGACTACAACCAGTGTCACTACAGTTAATCCAG AAGATGCGACTACAACCAGTGTCACTACAGTTAATCCAG AAGATGCGACTACAACCAGTGTCACTACAGTTAATCCAG ATGCGACTACAACCAGTGTCACTACAGTTAATCCAG ATGCGACTACAACCAGTGTCACTACAGTTAATCCAG ATGCGACTACAACCAGTGTCACTACAGTTAATCCAG ATGCGACCACAACTAGTGTCACTACAGTTAATCCAG ATGCAACTACAACTAGTGATAGTACAGTTACTCCAG ATGCAACTACAACTAGTGATAGTACAGTTACTCCAG ATGGATCCAATCAAACCG CTGGAAGCACACCTGCCCCTACTACACCTAGACCAG GTCACTGCGTGTCAAGCCCTTGTTCATCAGGCAGCACATGTGTTGAACTCTTGACTAATTACACATGTATGTGCCAAACTGGAATGGTCTATGATGAAAGATTGAGAACCTGTATTCTAG CAAAGACTTTCCCAACTGATCTAAGATTTCAGATGAATTATATATCTGAAATGAAAGACAAGAACTCAGAAATATTCAAAGAAACAGCAGAGGATATTGTTCAAAAG CTTAAGAATGCTTTCAGTTCTACTGATGGTTATATTGGATCTGTAGTTTTGAAACTTAC AGAAGGCAGTGTGATTgcagatgtagacctttttttCAGTATCACCTCAAATGTTActgaagataaaataaataaggaaatacAGAGTGCAACAAATGCAACAGTTGCCG CAAAGAACTTGTGCATGAGAGAATTCTGTGACACAGAAAGCACAAAGTGTACTAGTAACGATGGTCAAGCTTCATGCAGTTGCTTAAAAGGATATGTAAAGTTGACAGTAACACAACAGGCCTGCACAA GCTGTCCCAGTGGTCAGAAAGCAGTGGAGTCTGTAAGATGCGAAAA TTGTCCTTTTGGATACTCTGGTTTCGACTGTGAAGAAT CGTTCCTCTTAATCCTGGTTGTGGTTGCCTGTGTTCTgggcacacttcttctctgcaCTTTCATAAGCACTGTAGTCTTATATTCAAG GTCAAGAAAAACGATCAAATCTTCAGACAGAAAGCAATCCCTCCAAGACAGTGTGGACTTCAAAAAACCTGTAGGCATTCCCAGGATCCCACGGGCTAACGCTAATTCTGGCTGGCAACCAACCAATCTGGAGATGACCGAAAGTGGAAGCAGACATGCCCTTGTGTCAAAGGATTCTGCAGAAAAAAAGGAC ATGTGGGACTATGACTATATTGATGACTCAAGGAGCTTTAGGAGCCAGACGCCCTCTAGAACCAATAACGGGTCCAGGGTCACAAGGAACCCCTACAACGATGCATACGCGGACCAGATGCGCAAATACTAA
- the muc13b gene encoding mucin-13b isoform X36: MAVIKSLLSLGLLLLLVAITNVTTVNPDATTTSVTTVNPEDATTTSVTTVNPEDATTTSVTTVNPEDATTTSVTTVNPDATTTSVTTVNPDATTTSVTTVNPDATTTSVTTVNPDATTTSDSTVTPDATTTSDSTVTPDGSNQTAGSTPAPTTPRPGHCVSSPCSSGSTCVELLTNYTCMCQTGMVYDERLRTCILAKTFPTDLRFQMNYISEMKDKNSEIFKETAEDIVQKLKNAFSSTDGYIGSVVLKLTEGSVIADVDLFFSITSNVTEDKINKEIQSATNATVAAKNLCMREFCDTESTKCTSNDGQASCSCLKGYVKLTVTQQACTSCPSGQKAVESVRCENCPFGYSGFDCEESFLLILVVVACVLGTLLLCTFISTVVLYSRSRKTIKSSDRKQSLQDSVDFKKPVGIPRIPRANANSGWQPTNLEMTESGSRHALVSKDSAEKKDMWDYDYIDDSRSFRSQTPSRTNNGSRVTRNPYNDAYADQMRKY, translated from the exons ATGGCTGTAATTAAGTCACTCTTGAGTTTAGGCTTACTGCTTCTGCTTGTGG CTATTACCAATGTCACTACAGTTAATCCAG ATGCAACTACAACTAGTGTCACTACAGTTAATCCAG AAGATGCGACTACAACCAGTGTCACTACAGTTAATCCAG AAGATGCGACTACAACCAGTGTCACTACAGTTAATCCAG AAGATGCGACTACAACCAGTGTCACTACAGTTAATCCAG ATGCGACTACAACCAGTGTCACTACAGTTAATCCAG ATGCGACTACAACCAGTGTCACTACAGTTAATCCAG ATGCGACTACAACCAGTGTCACTACAGTTAATCCAG ATGCAACTACAACTAGTGATAGTACAGTTACTCCAG ATGCAACTACAACTAGTGATAGTACAGTTACTCCAG ATGGATCCAATCAAACCG CTGGAAGCACACCTGCCCCTACTACACCTAGACCAG GTCACTGCGTGTCAAGCCCTTGTTCATCAGGCAGCACATGTGTTGAACTCTTGACTAATTACACATGTATGTGCCAAACTGGAATGGTCTATGATGAAAGATTGAGAACCTGTATTCTAG CAAAGACTTTCCCAACTGATCTAAGATTTCAGATGAATTATATATCTGAAATGAAAGACAAGAACTCAGAAATATTCAAAGAAACAGCAGAGGATATTGTTCAAAAG CTTAAGAATGCTTTCAGTTCTACTGATGGTTATATTGGATCTGTAGTTTTGAAACTTAC AGAAGGCAGTGTGATTgcagatgtagacctttttttCAGTATCACCTCAAATGTTActgaagataaaataaataaggaaatacAGAGTGCAACAAATGCAACAGTTGCCG CAAAGAACTTGTGCATGAGAGAATTCTGTGACACAGAAAGCACAAAGTGTACTAGTAACGATGGTCAAGCTTCATGCAGTTGCTTAAAAGGATATGTAAAGTTGACAGTAACACAACAGGCCTGCACAA GCTGTCCCAGTGGTCAGAAAGCAGTGGAGTCTGTAAGATGCGAAAA TTGTCCTTTTGGATACTCTGGTTTCGACTGTGAAGAAT CGTTCCTCTTAATCCTGGTTGTGGTTGCCTGTGTTCTgggcacacttcttctctgcaCTTTCATAAGCACTGTAGTCTTATATTCAAG GTCAAGAAAAACGATCAAATCTTCAGACAGAAAGCAATCCCTCCAAGACAGTGTGGACTTCAAAAAACCTGTAGGCATTCCCAGGATCCCACGGGCTAACGCTAATTCTGGCTGGCAACCAACCAATCTGGAGATGACCGAAAGTGGAAGCAGACATGCCCTTGTGTCAAAGGATTCTGCAGAAAAAAAGGAC ATGTGGGACTATGACTATATTGATGACTCAAGGAGCTTTAGGAGCCAGACGCCCTCTAGAACCAATAACGGGTCCAGGGTCACAAGGAACCCCTACAACGATGCATACGCGGACCAGATGCGCAAATACTAA
- the muc13b gene encoding mucin-13b isoform X13: MAVIKSLLSLGLLLLLVAITNVTTVNPDATTTSVTTVNPDATTTSVTTVNPDATTTSVTTVNPDATTTSVTTVNPDATTTSVTTVNPEDATTTSVTTVNPEDATTTSVTTVNPEDATTTSVTTVNPDATTTSVTTVNPDATTTSDSTVTPDATTTSDSTVTPDGSNQTAGSTPAPTTPRPGHCVSSPCSSGSTCVELLTNYTCMCQTGMVYDERLRTCILAKTFPTDLRFQMNYISEMKDKNSEIFKETAEDIVQKLKNAFSSTDGYIGSVVLKLTEGSVIADVDLFFSITSNVTEDKINKEIQSATNATVAAKNLCMREFCDTESTKCTSNDGQASCSCLKGYVKLTVTQQACTSCPSGQKAVESVRCENCPFGYSGFDCEESFLLILVVVACVLGTLLLCTFISTVVLYSRSRKTIKSSDRKQSLQDSVDFKKPVGIPRIPRANANSGWQPTNLEMTESGSRHALVSKDSAEKKDMWDYDYIDDSRSFRSQTPSRTNNGSRVTRNPYNDAYADQMRKY, translated from the exons ATGGCTGTAATTAAGTCACTCTTGAGTTTAGGCTTACTGCTTCTGCTTGTGG CTATTACCAATGTCACTACAGTTAATCCAG ATGCAACTACAACTAGTGTCACTACAGTTAATCCAG ATGCGACTACAACCAGTGTCACTACAGTTAATCCAG ATGCGACTACAACCAGTGTCACTACAGTTAATCCAG ATGCGACTACAACCAGTGTCACTACAGTTAATCCAG ATGCGACTACAACCAGTGTCACTACAGTTAATCCAG AAGATGCGACTACAACCAGTGTCACTACAGTTAATCCAG AAGATGCGACTACAACCAGTGTCACTACAGTTAATCCAG AAGATGCGACTACAACCAGTGTCACTACAGTTAATCCAG ATGCGACCACAACTAGTGTCACTACAGTTAATCCAG ATGCAACTACAACTAGTGATAGTACAGTTACTCCAG ATGCAACTACAACTAGTGATAGTACAGTTACTCCAG ATGGATCCAATCAAACCG CTGGAAGCACACCTGCCCCTACTACACCTAGACCAG GTCACTGCGTGTCAAGCCCTTGTTCATCAGGCAGCACATGTGTTGAACTCTTGACTAATTACACATGTATGTGCCAAACTGGAATGGTCTATGATGAAAGATTGAGAACCTGTATTCTAG CAAAGACTTTCCCAACTGATCTAAGATTTCAGATGAATTATATATCTGAAATGAAAGACAAGAACTCAGAAATATTCAAAGAAACAGCAGAGGATATTGTTCAAAAG CTTAAGAATGCTTTCAGTTCTACTGATGGTTATATTGGATCTGTAGTTTTGAAACTTAC AGAAGGCAGTGTGATTgcagatgtagacctttttttCAGTATCACCTCAAATGTTActgaagataaaataaataaggaaatacAGAGTGCAACAAATGCAACAGTTGCCG CAAAGAACTTGTGCATGAGAGAATTCTGTGACACAGAAAGCACAAAGTGTACTAGTAACGATGGTCAAGCTTCATGCAGTTGCTTAAAAGGATATGTAAAGTTGACAGTAACACAACAGGCCTGCACAA GCTGTCCCAGTGGTCAGAAAGCAGTGGAGTCTGTAAGATGCGAAAA TTGTCCTTTTGGATACTCTGGTTTCGACTGTGAAGAAT CGTTCCTCTTAATCCTGGTTGTGGTTGCCTGTGTTCTgggcacacttcttctctgcaCTTTCATAAGCACTGTAGTCTTATATTCAAG GTCAAGAAAAACGATCAAATCTTCAGACAGAAAGCAATCCCTCCAAGACAGTGTGGACTTCAAAAAACCTGTAGGCATTCCCAGGATCCCACGGGCTAACGCTAATTCTGGCTGGCAACCAACCAATCTGGAGATGACCGAAAGTGGAAGCAGACATGCCCTTGTGTCAAAGGATTCTGCAGAAAAAAAGGAC ATGTGGGACTATGACTATATTGATGACTCAAGGAGCTTTAGGAGCCAGACGCCCTCTAGAACCAATAACGGGTCCAGGGTCACAAGGAACCCCTACAACGATGCATACGCGGACCAGATGCGCAAATACTAA
- the muc13b gene encoding mucin-13b isoform X17 — MAVIKSLLSLGLLLLLVAITNVTTVNPDATTTSTVNPEDATTTSVTTVNPDATTTSVTTVNPDATTTSVTTVNPDATTTSVTTVNPEDATTTSVTTVNPEDATTTSVTTVNPEDATTTSVTTVNPDATTTSVTTVNPDATTTSDSTVTPDATTTSDSTVTPDGSNQTAGSTPAPTTPRPGHCVSSPCSSGSTCVELLTNYTCMCQTGMVYDERLRTCILAKTFPTDLRFQMNYISEMKDKNSEIFKETAEDIVQKLKNAFSSTDGYIGSVVLKLTEGSVIADVDLFFSITSNVTEDKINKEIQSATNATVAAKNLCMREFCDTESTKCTSNDGQASCSCLKGYVKLTVTQQACTSCPSGQKAVESVRCENCPFGYSGFDCEESFLLILVVVACVLGTLLLCTFISTVVLYSRSRKTIKSSDRKQSLQDSVDFKKPVGIPRIPRANANSGWQPTNLEMTESGSRHALVSKDSAEKKDMWDYDYIDDSRSFRSQTPSRTNNGSRVTRNPYNDAYADQMRKY, encoded by the exons ATGGCTGTAATTAAGTCACTCTTGAGTTTAGGCTTACTGCTTCTGCTTGTGG CTATTACCAATGTCACTACAGTTAATCCAG ATGCAACAACAACCAGTACAGTTAATCCAG AAGATGCGACTACAACCAGTGTCACTACAGTTAATCCAG ATGCGACTACAACCAGTGTCACTACAGTTAATCCAG ATGCGACTACAACCAGTGTCACTACAGTTAATCCAG ATGCGACTACAACCAGTGTCACTACAGTTAATCCAG AAGATGCGACTACAACCAGTGTCACTACAGTTAATCCAG AAGATGCGACTACAACCAGTGTCACTACAGTTAATCCAG AAGATGCGACTACAACCAGTGTCACTACAGTTAATCCAG ATGCGACCACAACTAGTGTCACTACAGTTAATCCAG ATGCAACTACAACTAGTGATAGTACAGTTACTCCAG ATGCAACTACAACTAGTGATAGTACAGTTACTCCAG ATGGATCCAATCAAACCG CTGGAAGCACACCTGCCCCTACTACACCTAGACCAG GTCACTGCGTGTCAAGCCCTTGTTCATCAGGCAGCACATGTGTTGAACTCTTGACTAATTACACATGTATGTGCCAAACTGGAATGGTCTATGATGAAAGATTGAGAACCTGTATTCTAG CAAAGACTTTCCCAACTGATCTAAGATTTCAGATGAATTATATATCTGAAATGAAAGACAAGAACTCAGAAATATTCAAAGAAACAGCAGAGGATATTGTTCAAAAG CTTAAGAATGCTTTCAGTTCTACTGATGGTTATATTGGATCTGTAGTTTTGAAACTTAC AGAAGGCAGTGTGATTgcagatgtagacctttttttCAGTATCACCTCAAATGTTActgaagataaaataaataaggaaatacAGAGTGCAACAAATGCAACAGTTGCCG CAAAGAACTTGTGCATGAGAGAATTCTGTGACACAGAAAGCACAAAGTGTACTAGTAACGATGGTCAAGCTTCATGCAGTTGCTTAAAAGGATATGTAAAGTTGACAGTAACACAACAGGCCTGCACAA GCTGTCCCAGTGGTCAGAAAGCAGTGGAGTCTGTAAGATGCGAAAA TTGTCCTTTTGGATACTCTGGTTTCGACTGTGAAGAAT CGTTCCTCTTAATCCTGGTTGTGGTTGCCTGTGTTCTgggcacacttcttctctgcaCTTTCATAAGCACTGTAGTCTTATATTCAAG GTCAAGAAAAACGATCAAATCTTCAGACAGAAAGCAATCCCTCCAAGACAGTGTGGACTTCAAAAAACCTGTAGGCATTCCCAGGATCCCACGGGCTAACGCTAATTCTGGCTGGCAACCAACCAATCTGGAGATGACCGAAAGTGGAAGCAGACATGCCCTTGTGTCAAAGGATTCTGCAGAAAAAAAGGAC ATGTGGGACTATGACTATATTGATGACTCAAGGAGCTTTAGGAGCCAGACGCCCTCTAGAACCAATAACGGGTCCAGGGTCACAAGGAACCCCTACAACGATGCATACGCGGACCAGATGCGCAAATACTAA